The following coding sequences lie in one Aspergillus puulaauensis MK2 DNA, chromosome 3, nearly complete sequence genomic window:
- a CDS encoding uncharacterized protein (COG:S;~EggNog:ENOG410Q4K6), with product MANGYSRLPGELNAIPKSRNRSQTTVGLPPTPSPQKKRASSYYPPRSSDFQDENNPDPFYLEHSLSNTTGSWGSCQQGLRNARAGEDIQQYFMLSVVKAEPVVKATEQLSFLSKQARDRAVHSTHPYAFTPLNRSQVTLATEPSSPERDTKSQRSLPNASSETVIMPPRSHEASSLRGKPLPSLPAAPRPSTAHPSKKQPPSRLAIEPSMISPPSLINPVTLEPHRTHFDQALFIPANECPSPVPSPGPPSPSVDRPPTVPSTRERPSTSTSEMYPEQSVWESDSDNEDGDPRSLSRKPMDTLKKVRSRVQLRVAKSNPKLQNNPAQVNNAALEKSSTIPDHLPHERCPSSMKTAVQTRSGRDILRPTAHQTLRLVAPSTTSLVNPRSRRNSAKSQTYGIDRSTAAAAIQAKSRRRQRSTSPETSMPAEREKMCTFCREERSDKTIHQSLTLSRPPLYKRLWESLRVLGCHGDITPPRPRKGL from the exons ATGGCTAACGGATACTCTCGTCTGCCCGGCGAACTGAACGCTATACCCAAGAGCCGGAACAGATCACAGACCACCGTCGGTCTGCCTCCAACCCCATCGCCGCAGAAGAAACGCGCCTCCTCTTACTATCCTCCTCGCAGCTCGGACTTCCAAGACGAGAACAACCCTGACCCATTCTACCTCGAACACTCCCTGTCCAACACTACCGGCAGCTGGGGATCTTGCCAACAGGGCCTCCGCAATGCGAGAGCCGGTGAAGATATCCAACAGTACTTTATGTTATCCGTTGTGAAAGCTG AGCCGGTCGTTAAAGCTACCGAGCAACTCTCCTTTCTATCCAAACAGGCACGGGATCGTGCTGTTCACAGCACGCATCCTTACGCTTTTACACCCTTGAACCGGTCTCAAGTAACCCTAGCTACCgagccatcttctccagaacGCGATACCAAGTCTCAACGCTCGTTACCAAACGCGTCTTCGGAAACCGTTATCATGCCTCCAAGGAGCCATGAAGCTTCGTCCCTCCGTGGGAAGCCCCTTCCATCCTTGCCAGCCGCTCCACGCCCCAGTACTGCACATCCATCCAAGAAGCAGCCACCTAGTCGACTGGCAATCGAGCCTTCTATGATATCCCCTCCCAGTCTTATTAATCCAGTCACCCTGGAACCTCACCGGACGCATTTCGATCAAGCCTTATTCATTCCCGCCAATGAATGCCCTAGCCCAGTGCCTAGTCCGGGACCACCATCACCCTCGGTAGATCGTCCACCAACAGTGCCCTCAACAAGAGAAAGGCCTTCAACTTCCACGTCTGAAATGTACCCTGAGCAGTCTGTCTGGGAATCTGACTCCGACAACGAGGACGGAGACCCCAGGTCCTTGTCTCGGAAGCCGATGGATACCTTGAAGAAAGTTCGTAGCCGGGTGCAGTTACGGGTTGCGAAGTCGAACCCTAAGCTGCAAAACAACCCAGCTCAAGTGAATAATGCGGCCTTGGAAAAGTCTTCAACCATACCAGACCACCTTCCACATGAACGTTGTCCAAGTTCTATGAAGACTGCTGTCCAAACTCGGAGTGGACGAGATATCCTGCGGCCAACAGCCCACCAAACTCTCCGCCTCGTTGCCCCATCGACTACCTCTCTGGTGAATCCTAGATCCCGACGCAACAGCGCCAAATCACAGACCTACGGTATCGACCGTTcaacggcagcagcagcaatacAAGCGAAATCCCGTCGGCGCCAGCGGTCGACCAGCCCAGAAACTTCCATGCCTGCAGAACGCGAGAAGATGTGCACCTTCTGCCGTGAAGAGCGGTCAGACAAAACCATCCATCAAAGCCTAACTCTATCTCGCCCGCCGCTATATAAGCGCCTCTGGGAATCCTTAAGAGTCCTCGGCTGCCACGGCGATATCACGCCTCCCCGGCCTCGCAAGGGGTTGTAA
- the YAE1 gene encoding Yae1 family protein (COG:S;~EggNog:ENOG410PR4G;~InterPro:IPR038881,IPR019191;~PFAM:PF09811) has protein sequence MSAADSSLDDIFGSSPPQPEQHPPQAPAHSTIEPSELPSLRRQHVTAGYRDGISASKSDHVQYGFDAGFPVGAQLGMRAGTLLGIIEGVLKGYDSSPATGVKKPGQKSETTTNSKEADESRRAQRDKLLNLYRKAEKGLDVQAVFAGLDGKEFEGKEEKPETTLLKKGDVALADWEKKVPVAAWEENVMDVLEVKSDDAKAGADRRETAAGQS, from the coding sequence ATGTCCGCCGCTGACTCCTCTCTCGACGACATCTTCGGCTCGTCTCCTCCCCAGCCTGAACAGCATCCCCCGCAAGCGCCCGCACACTCAACGATCGAACCCTCCGAACTCCCttccctccgccgccagcacGTTACCGCAGGCTACCGCGATGGCATCTCTGCCTCTAAATCCGACCATGTTCAGTATGGATTCGACGCCGGATTCCCCGTCGGTGCACAACTAGGCATGCGCGCTGGTACCTTATTGGGGATCATCGAGGGTGTCCTGAAAGGGTATGACAGCAGCCCCGCCACTGGGGTTAAGAAGCCCGGACAGAAATCAGAGACAACAACAAATTCCAAAGAAGCAGACGAATCGAGGCGCGCGCAACGCGACAAGTTACTCAACCTCTATCGAaaggctgagaaggggcTAGATGTGCAGGCTGTTTTCGCTGGGCTGGATGGCAAAGAGTttgaagggaaagaggagaaacCAGAAACTACACTTCTTAAGAAGGGTGACGTCGCTCTCGCAGATTGGGAGAAGAAAGTCCCTGTCGCCGCATGGGAGGAGAATGTAATGGATGTCTTGGAAGTGAAGAGCGACGATGCGAAGGCTGGCGCGGATCGAAGGGAGACTGCTGCTGGGCAGAGCTGA